One window from the genome of Pseudobdellovibrionaceae bacterium encodes:
- a CDS encoding nucleoside deaminase, with amino-acid sequence MEQALELAQKAAALGEVPVGALIVDPQGEVLGTGYNLKESQQTATRHAEILAIEAANQKLGSWRLEGCTLYVTLEPCPMCTGAIWASRLQQVIYGASDPKSGYCHSLYELGKDSRLNHRFEAQGGILEEACSQILKDFFKTLRK; translated from the coding sequence ATGGAACAGGCCCTTGAACTTGCCCAGAAAGCCGCCGCCCTTGGCGAAGTCCCTGTAGGAGCCCTTATTGTGGACCCACAGGGTGAAGTTTTGGGGACAGGCTATAATCTCAAAGAAAGCCAACAGACGGCCACCCGTCACGCCGAAATCCTAGCCATTGAAGCCGCTAACCAAAAACTGGGGTCGTGGAGGCTTGAAGGCTGCACCCTGTATGTGACCCTAGAACCCTGCCCTATGTGCACAGGAGCCATTTGGGCCAGTCGCTTGCAACAGGTGATCTACGGGGCTTCTGATCCCAAATCGGGTTACTGTCATAGTCTTTATGAATTAGGGAAGGACTCTCGCCTTAACCATCGGTTTGAAGCTCAGGGCGGAATTTTAGAAGAAGCTTGCTCGCAAATTTTAAAAGATTTTTTCAAAACTCTTCGTAAATAA
- a CDS encoding HD domain-containing protein yields the protein MPISINDPIHINIDLTDEEERIINHVAFQRLRRIKALGFLDRVFPSAKHSRFEHSIGACHVAGVIFNSIGKVTRDQVDHDWVMSSVHTSISIEECDKIFTDNIRRCLRIAALMHDVGHGPFSHASESIMPSLNEVISNNQNMSPFIKVSFENKNSHNENADHEDYSLLILDKILRDLEFNSEDIHLIASLKSKYVKCPEGFDPDTISLLRTLIDGEIDSDRMDYLLRDSYFCGVPYGNYDLKRLQEGLCIVKERKSNKKLFSVLRKSITAFEDFLFSRFQMHVQIYTHKIDASCNSAFKKMAEISGYKLPSTIEEYILIDDENILEKNVQLKKTLGDMILNRKLWLLAIQSYSNDRSCDIILFEKIINSIGKEHTALYLSERPFKKQKLLDFPVLTKAVSGQLMTEKMRKTSELIAHYNAIFSVQRLFYKPEFEVQVKQILKSIETPIVIDADLLKEKRSAAKKVSKATYKKVGDKKEG from the coding sequence GTGCCAATATCCATTAATGATCCAATACACATTAATATTGATCTTACTGATGAGGAAGAAAGAATTATAAATCATGTTGCATTTCAGAGATTGCGAAGAATTAAGGCATTGGGATTTTTGGATCGAGTATTTCCTAGTGCCAAACATTCTCGTTTTGAGCATTCAATTGGTGCCTGTCATGTGGCAGGAGTTATCTTTAATTCTATTGGGAAGGTTACTAGAGATCAAGTGGATCATGATTGGGTTATGTCATCAGTACATACTTCAATATCAATAGAGGAATGTGATAAGATTTTCACAGATAATATTCGTAGATGTCTTCGTATTGCAGCATTAATGCATGACGTAGGCCATGGGCCGTTTTCTCACGCATCTGAATCAATAATGCCAAGTCTTAACGAAGTTATTAGTAATAATCAAAATATGAGTCCGTTTATTAAAGTATCTTTTGAAAATAAGAATAGTCATAATGAAAACGCTGACCATGAAGATTATAGTCTTTTGATTCTAGATAAAATACTAAGAGATCTTGAATTTAATAGTGAAGATATCCATCTGATTGCCTCTTTGAAAAGTAAGTATGTAAAATGTCCGGAAGGGTTTGACCCAGATACAATATCATTATTAAGAACTTTAATAGATGGTGAGATTGATTCTGATAGAATGGATTATTTATTAAGAGATAGCTATTTTTGTGGTGTGCCCTATGGAAACTATGATCTGAAGAGACTGCAAGAGGGGCTTTGTATAGTTAAAGAAAGAAAAAGTAATAAAAAATTATTCTCGGTTTTGAGAAAATCTATTACTGCGTTTGAAGATTTTCTTTTTTCAAGATTTCAAATGCATGTTCAGATTTATACTCATAAGATTGATGCCTCCTGTAATTCTGCATTTAAAAAGATGGCTGAAATATCTGGATACAAATTACCATCAACAATTGAAGAATATATCTTAATTGATGACGAAAATATTTTGGAAAAAAACGTTCAACTTAAAAAAACTCTCGGTGATATGATTTTGAATAGGAAGTTATGGTTACTTGCCATTCAAAGCTATAGCAATGATCGTAGTTGTGACATAATACTATTTGAAAAAATCATTAATAGTATAGGTAAAGAACATACTGCTCTCTATTTAAGTGAGCGTCCTTTTAAAAAGCAAAAGCTCTTAGATTTTCCAGTGCTAACTAAAGCTGTTAGTGGTCAATTAATGACTGAAAAAATGAGAAAGACTTCAGAACTGATTGCGCATTATAATGCAATATTTAGTGTTCAGCGTTTGTTTTATAAACCAGAGTTTGAAGTGCAAGTGAAACAGATTTTAAAATCAATTGAGACGCCAATCGTAATTGATGCTGATCTTCTCAAAGAAAAAAGAAGTGCGGCTAAAAAGGTGTCTAAAGCTACTTATAAAAAAGTTGGCGATAAGAAGGAAGGCTAA
- a CDS encoding glutathione binding-like protein: MKLYYSPGACSLSVNIALREADLKFDMVKVDLKTKETTEGHYLDVNPNGYVPALKLNDNTLLTEANVILRWIADQSPEKNLFPKPEEPNYYQALQMLSFVATEMHKGFGSLFHAYRFNEEGIKSIHSQLQSRLTYVNSIFEKQKFLLGDTLSIADIYLFNILRWAPAIKVDLTSHTKILGFIETMRGLDSAREALRSES, from the coding sequence ATGAAATTGTACTACTCTCCAGGCGCATGTTCTTTGTCCGTGAACATTGCTTTACGTGAAGCTGATCTTAAATTTGATATGGTGAAGGTCGATCTTAAAACCAAAGAAACCACCGAAGGTCACTACCTTGATGTGAACCCCAATGGATATGTCCCCGCTTTAAAACTAAACGATAATACATTATTAACTGAGGCAAACGTAATTTTAAGATGGATCGCAGATCAGTCGCCCGAAAAGAATCTTTTCCCCAAACCAGAAGAACCTAACTACTATCAGGCCTTACAGATGCTAAGCTTTGTCGCCACAGAAATGCACAAAGGCTTCGGTAGTTTGTTTCATGCTTACCGCTTTAACGAAGAGGGTATTAAAAGCATACACTCTCAACTGCAAAGTCGCTTAACTTATGTCAATTCTATCTTTGAAAAACAAAAATTTCTTTTAGGTGATACTTTATCAATCGCAGACATTTACCTATTTAATATTCTGCGTTGGGCTCCTGCGATCAAAGTGGACCTTACTTCACACACTAAGATTTTAGGATTTATAGAAACCATGCGAGGTCTAGATAGTGCGCGTGAGGCTTTAAGATCTGAGAGCTAA
- a CDS encoding L,D-transpeptidase gives MRFTLFTSFLLSFVFLPFAHAEQLDATKATPYSVYQNATESEKAQILESFQTWAKDSYWTEDQAKALVSLVSKNPEVSGPDLLESLDQDILDWFYGLDSSETESLVHRVGLISSTPNETTCRKYTLCVVVNISKQRLYAYYNGSTLAGVHDKPVSTARKGKVTPTGLFSVDEIAGKNRRSGIYNGAYMGYAMQFKGNYFIHATSTDNYSKLGSRASAGCVRVRLDVAEKLNGLMRKVGRSNIRVVVKY, from the coding sequence ATGAGATTTACGCTCTTTACATCATTTCTTTTATCGTTTGTGTTCTTGCCATTTGCGCACGCGGAGCAGCTGGATGCTACTAAAGCCACTCCATATAGCGTTTACCAAAACGCCACTGAATCTGAAAAAGCTCAAATCCTTGAAAGCTTTCAAACTTGGGCCAAGGACAGCTACTGGACAGAGGATCAGGCTAAGGCTTTGGTGTCTCTTGTCAGTAAAAACCCCGAAGTTTCGGGCCCAGATCTTTTAGAATCTTTAGATCAAGACATCTTGGATTGGTTCTATGGTTTGGACTCTTCAGAAACTGAGTCTTTAGTTCATCGCGTAGGATTGATCTCCTCAACTCCTAACGAAACAACATGTCGTAAATACACTTTATGTGTAGTGGTGAATATTTCTAAACAAAGACTTTACGCCTATTACAATGGATCCACACTTGCGGGCGTGCATGACAAACCTGTTTCTACAGCAAGAAAAGGTAAAGTGACACCTACAGGACTTTTCAGCGTGGACGAGATTGCAGGCAAGAACAGACGTTCTGGAATCTACAACGGAGCCTACATGGGCTACGCTATGCAATTTAAAGGCAATTACTTTATTCACGCGACATCCACAGACAACTATTCCAAATTGGGTTCTAGAGCCTCTGCAGGTTGTGTAAGAGTCCGACTTGACGTGGCAGAAAAGCTAAATGGCCTTATGAGAAAAGTAGGCCGCTCTAACATTCGCGTTGTTGTAAAATACTAA
- a CDS encoding TIGR01777 family oxidoreductase: MKITITGASGLVGRALIKKLSLEGHEVRALVRSPDKIHEIPSGQVFKWSSSGSVPTQSFRSVDAIIHLAGEGIANRRWTKKRKKSLWDSRIDGTESLIQSIESLPPSERPQLLVSASAIGFYGDTGDKIVDEGSPKGSGFLSRLCGEWENAAQKAEGLGLRVVIARFGVVLAREGGALSKMGPFSLGDGRQWMSWIHIKDLLDFLSQAISSKDFQGIYNLVSPEPTRNRVFTRALAQSLHFPFVLPVPAVALKLVLGEMSQALLASQRVLPKRLESMGFRFSYPHIESALEELYLNENILDQRFSASQFVPHARKELFQFFSRVENLEAITPAWLNFHVLRSSTSNIEKGTLIEYQLKIRGIPIRWQTLISDWSEGSHFVDEQLKGPYKKWHHVHSFGDVPKGTLLIDEITYRVPGGILGGLLLSSWIRKDVEKIFSFRRRKITELFPKRSL; this comes from the coding sequence GTGAAAATCACCATCACCGGAGCAAGCGGCCTTGTGGGACGTGCGCTCATTAAGAAGCTTTCTTTGGAGGGGCATGAAGTTCGGGCTCTGGTTCGCTCTCCTGATAAGATTCATGAGATTCCCTCTGGCCAAGTTTTTAAATGGTCGTCATCGGGCTCTGTGCCGACTCAGTCCTTCAGAAGTGTGGATGCGATCATTCATCTGGCGGGTGAGGGAATTGCAAACCGGCGTTGGACAAAAAAACGCAAAAAAAGTCTTTGGGATTCTCGCATTGATGGAACAGAGAGTCTTATTCAAAGTATTGAGTCACTTCCCCCTTCTGAGCGCCCGCAATTGCTGGTATCGGCTTCAGCAATTGGTTTCTACGGGGACACTGGAGACAAGATAGTCGATGAGGGCTCACCCAAAGGTAGCGGCTTTCTTTCTCGTCTTTGCGGTGAATGGGAAAACGCAGCTCAAAAAGCGGAAGGCCTAGGGCTTCGGGTGGTGATCGCGCGTTTCGGAGTCGTTCTCGCCCGCGAGGGTGGAGCTTTATCGAAAATGGGGCCATTTTCCCTAGGGGATGGTCGTCAATGGATGAGCTGGATTCATATAAAAGATTTGCTGGATTTTTTGTCGCAAGCGATTTCTTCGAAGGATTTTCAAGGAATCTACAATCTTGTTAGTCCAGAACCTACTAGAAATAGAGTCTTCACGAGGGCATTGGCTCAAAGTCTTCATTTCCCCTTTGTTCTTCCAGTGCCAGCAGTTGCGCTAAAATTAGTCTTGGGGGAAATGTCTCAAGCCCTTCTGGCAAGCCAGCGAGTGTTACCGAAGCGTCTTGAATCCATGGGCTTTCGTTTCTCGTATCCGCATATAGAAAGTGCTCTTGAAGAGCTATATTTAAATGAGAACATTTTGGATCAAAGATTTTCCGCTTCCCAATTTGTTCCTCATGCGAGAAAGGAACTTTTTCAGTTCTTCAGCAGAGTTGAGAACCTAGAGGCCATCACACCCGCTTGGCTTAATTTTCACGTTTTGAGATCTTCTACTTCAAATATTGAAAAGGGCACATTGATTGAATATCAACTAAAAATTCGTGGTATTCCGATCCGCTGGCAGACTCTCATTAGCGACTGGAGTGAAGGAAGTCATTTTGTCGATGAACAACTTAAAGGTCCCTATAAAAAATGGCATCATGTCCACTCCTTTGGCGATGTTCCCAAAGGGACTTTACTAATAGACGAAATTACATATCGTGTTCCGGGAGGAATCTTAGGGGGGTTACTTCTTTCTTCTTGGATAAGAAAAGATGTCGAGAAGATATTTTCTTTTCGACGCCGAAAAATTACTGAGCTTTTTCCAAAGAGATCATTGTGA
- a CDS encoding helix-turn-helix domain-containing protein → MTYPKVGTLKLNNKDYLIVSTEDFKSLDTNLIVRGLAIPPLNKITIGYLIRQHRLLAGQTQSELGKRLGIGQKHIDKIENNKIKRPSDSLLRKTIEEFGSNFEDGLKLIGINLKY, encoded by the coding sequence ATGACCTACCCTAAAGTCGGCACATTAAAGCTAAATAACAAAGACTATCTCATTGTTTCTACAGAAGATTTTAAAAGTTTGGACACAAACCTTATAGTTAGAGGTTTAGCTATACCACCCTTAAATAAAATCACGATAGGATACCTTATTAGGCAACATCGTCTATTAGCAGGGCAAACCCAATCAGAACTTGGCAAGAGACTGGGTATCGGACAAAAACATATTGATAAGATAGAAAACAATAAAATAAAAAGGCCCTCAGATTCTTTACTTAGGAAAACAATTGAAGAATTTGGATCTAATTTTGAAGATGGACTTAAACTTATTGGCATAAATCTGAAATACTAA
- a CDS encoding ABC transporter ATP-binding protein/permease — protein MSSTNISLTKSSQKSNHFKTIKTLGFYLWPKGRMDLKIRVLLAVCFLICAKLINVYVPFLLKQAVDHLSVGQALLTLPLGVILAYGIASVTVQLFGEFRDLLFIKVEQHAQRIIALNTFKHLHALSLDFHLARQTGGLSRVIERGTRGIQFLLDFMTFNIIPTLFEIFLVTGVLLYRYDFRYSLITFSTIALYIFLTLVITEWRLKYRKQMLEEETNANIKAVDSLLNFETVKYFGNEKHEHHRFNKSLLGYENAAIKSQYSLSALNVTQASIIGAGLLSLMIFAGQDVVAGKITVGDFVLINAYLIQLYLPLGFLGFVYREIKNSLVDMEKMFEITEVHASVADKPDAQVLASDASTVEFQNVRFGYNSDREILKGIDFKVDSGKTLAIVGSSGAGKSTISRLLFRFYDVSAGHVRVSGTDIRDVTQESLRSHIGVVPQDTVLFNDSIGYNISYGRPSASHEEMVHAAKLANIHDFVMGLPQQYDTPVGERGLKLSGGEKQRVAIARTILKNPPILLFDEATSSLDTHNEREIQEALKKVSEKRTTLIIAHRLSTVVYADEIIVLQNGTIIERGRHFDLLSKNGTYAAMWRSQQEEKEVALV, from the coding sequence ATGTCATCGACAAACATCTCGCTAACAAAATCCTCACAAAAATCAAATCATTTCAAAACAATCAAAACCTTAGGTTTCTATCTTTGGCCCAAAGGTAGGATGGACCTTAAGATTCGTGTTCTGCTGGCGGTCTGTTTTTTAATCTGCGCTAAACTTATAAATGTCTATGTCCCCTTCTTGCTAAAACAAGCCGTAGATCATCTGTCTGTGGGACAAGCCTTATTGACTCTGCCTCTAGGAGTGATCCTCGCTTACGGTATTGCTAGCGTGACCGTACAGCTCTTTGGAGAATTTCGTGATTTGCTTTTTATTAAAGTCGAGCAACATGCCCAGAGAATCATTGCCCTAAATACTTTTAAACATCTTCATGCTCTGTCTTTAGATTTTCATCTTGCAAGGCAAACAGGTGGTCTATCGCGGGTGATCGAAAGAGGAACTCGCGGGATACAGTTCCTGCTCGACTTTATGACCTTTAATATTATCCCAACCCTTTTTGAAATCTTTTTGGTGACGGGAGTTTTGCTTTACAGATACGACTTTAGGTATTCGCTGATCACATTCTCAACCATAGCACTTTATATATTTTTAACTCTCGTCATTACCGAGTGGCGGCTTAAATATCGCAAACAAATGTTAGAAGAAGAGACCAATGCAAATATCAAAGCTGTGGACAGTTTACTTAATTTTGAAACCGTAAAGTACTTTGGCAATGAAAAGCACGAACACCATCGCTTTAATAAATCTTTACTGGGATACGAGAATGCCGCCATCAAAAGCCAGTACAGTTTATCCGCCCTTAATGTCACCCAAGCTAGTATTATTGGAGCAGGTCTTTTAAGTTTAATGATCTTTGCAGGGCAAGACGTTGTCGCAGGAAAGATCACAGTAGGAGATTTTGTTCTGATCAACGCTTACCTTATTCAACTGTATTTACCTTTAGGATTTTTAGGTTTTGTGTACCGAGAAATCAAAAACAGTTTAGTAGACATGGAAAAGATGTTTGAGATCACTGAGGTGCATGCTTCTGTGGCAGACAAACCCGATGCTCAGGTTTTAGCGTCTGATGCCAGTACGGTGGAGTTTCAAAACGTGCGTTTTGGTTATAACTCCGATCGAGAAATCCTAAAGGGCATTGATTTTAAAGTAGACTCTGGAAAAACGCTGGCTATCGTGGGCTCAAGTGGTGCAGGTAAATCCACCATTTCTCGTCTACTTTTTCGCTTCTATGATGTAAGCGCGGGGCACGTTAGAGTGAGTGGCACCGACATTCGAGACGTCACCCAAGAGTCATTGCGCTCACACATTGGCGTTGTGCCTCAGGACACTGTTTTGTTTAACGACAGCATTGGTTATAACATTTCCTACGGAAGACCTTCTGCCTCTCATGAAGAGATGGTTCATGCGGCAAAGCTCGCTAACATTCATGACTTTGTTATGGGTCTTCCTCAACAGTACGATACACCTGTAGGAGAAAGAGGTTTAAAACTTTCTGGTGGTGAAAAACAACGAGTTGCCATTGCCCGAACCATTTTAAAAAATCCACCCATTTTGCTTTTTGATGAGGCCACGTCCTCTTTGGACACGCACAATGAACGCGAAATTCAAGAGGCTCTTAAGAAAGTTTCGGAAAAGCGCACTACGCTGATCATCGCCCATCGTCTTTCAACTGTTGTGTACGCGGATGAAATCATCGTACTACAAAATGGAACTATTATTGAAAGAGGTCGCCATTTTGATCTGCTTTCTAAAAATGGCACCTATGCTGCGATGTGGAGATCTCAGCAGGAAGAAAAAGAAGTGGCCTTAGTCTAA
- a CDS encoding GatB/YqeY domain-containing protein, whose amino-acid sequence MSLKEKILTDIKEAMKNKDTVVLSTLRFLNSAIKNKEIELRPNAITDEDVVGVIKKSVKQRQDSIEQYEKAGRPELADNEKAELKILETYLPAQLSEDQIAVIVREAISATGASTMKDMGGVMSYVREKTGGNADNRLVSQIVKNALEQP is encoded by the coding sequence ATGAGTCTTAAAGAAAAAATTTTAACAGATATTAAAGAAGCTATGAAAAATAAAGATACAGTCGTGCTGTCCACGCTGCGCTTTCTAAACTCTGCTATTAAAAATAAAGAGATTGAGCTTCGACCTAATGCCATCACCGATGAAGATGTTGTGGGTGTGATCAAAAAATCAGTCAAGCAAAGACAAGACTCTATCGAGCAGTATGAAAAAGCGGGTCGTCCAGAACTTGCCGACAACGAAAAGGCAGAACTTAAAATTTTAGAAACCTATCTGCCCGCACAACTGTCAGAAGATCAAATTGCTGTGATTGTGAGAGAAGCCATCTCAGCCACAGGAGCTTCAACCATGAAGGACATGGGTGGAGTTATGAGTTATGTTCGTGAGAAGACGGGTGGCAATGCAGACAACCGACTGGTAAGCCAAATCGTAAAGAACGCACTAGAACAGCCCTAG
- a CDS encoding DNA photolyase family protein, giving the protein MAPWGIHWFRRDLRIVGNTALRENWQQTKGRTLGLFCFDSKFLGRSDFSSNRFAFFLKTLKALQKDLRERGGDLLVIDKLPQKAFPQLLSYCQKKQLLPPSIITWSRDYEPFARDRDAEIEKLLKENGVFTKTNRDHLLFEPHEILKNEKRGEFYQIYSPFARRWFEALSRDEGQLRIASQKGAKSYFEGNRRDPNLFKLRWQAISKTQDFPWQDAMESFEQINSKQVTIPIPEAGFHRAYEQLLLFKSDLQSYKERRDFPSVSGTSRLAQFLKNGSLTVPQIIYELKLKDLHWTSTSHGPLQFLKELVWREFYYSILFHRPDVEVQSFLPHYRNIEWENNEDFFERWKEGTTGFPIVDAGMRELRQTGWMHNRVRMIVASFLTKDLLIDWRWGEHHFMKELLDGDLAPNNGGWQWAASTGCDPQPYFRIFNPWLQGAKFDPDGAYIKTFVSELREAPTKVLHNPEGDRKPWKYPDPIVNHRAQSAKALLLYRRP; this is encoded by the coding sequence ATGGCGCCGTGGGGAATTCACTGGTTTCGCCGAGATCTCAGAATTGTTGGCAATACGGCTCTTCGAGAAAACTGGCAACAGACCAAGGGGCGAACCTTGGGCCTATTTTGCTTTGACTCGAAGTTTTTAGGTCGTTCTGATTTTTCCTCAAATCGTTTCGCATTTTTTCTAAAAACACTTAAAGCTCTGCAGAAAGATCTTCGTGAACGGGGTGGAGACCTTCTTGTCATTGATAAGCTTCCACAAAAGGCGTTTCCGCAGCTTTTGAGTTATTGCCAAAAAAAGCAACTTCTCCCTCCTTCAATTATAACATGGAGTAGAGACTATGAACCCTTTGCTCGCGACCGAGATGCTGAGATCGAAAAGTTACTTAAAGAAAATGGCGTATTCACAAAAACAAATCGAGACCATCTTCTTTTTGAACCTCATGAAATTCTAAAGAATGAAAAACGTGGTGAGTTTTACCAAATTTATTCTCCTTTTGCCCGCCGGTGGTTTGAGGCTCTTTCAAGAGATGAGGGTCAGTTACGGATAGCTTCTCAAAAGGGAGCGAAGTCCTATTTTGAAGGAAATCGGCGTGACCCGAACCTTTTTAAACTCAGGTGGCAAGCGATCTCTAAAACGCAAGATTTTCCTTGGCAAGATGCCATGGAAAGCTTCGAACAAATAAATTCAAAGCAAGTTACGATCCCTATACCAGAGGCGGGCTTTCATCGAGCTTACGAGCAACTTCTTCTATTCAAATCAGACCTTCAAAGTTACAAGGAAAGACGCGATTTCCCGTCTGTGAGCGGAACATCGCGCCTTGCCCAGTTTTTAAAAAATGGCAGCCTCACCGTTCCTCAGATCATTTATGAGCTTAAGCTCAAGGATCTTCATTGGACGAGCACGAGTCATGGACCACTCCAGTTTTTGAAGGAGCTTGTTTGGCGTGAGTTTTACTACTCGATACTTTTCCATCGCCCCGATGTCGAAGTGCAGAGCTTTCTGCCTCATTATAGAAATATCGAATGGGAAAATAATGAAGATTTTTTTGAACGTTGGAAAGAAGGAACGACGGGCTTTCCCATTGTTGATGCAGGAATGAGGGAACTTCGACAAACGGGCTGGATGCATAATCGTGTGCGTATGATTGTCGCCTCTTTTTTGACAAAAGATCTTCTGATTGATTGGCGTTGGGGGGAGCATCATTTTATGAAAGAGCTTCTTGACGGGGATCTTGCTCCCAATAACGGTGGATGGCAATGGGCGGCCTCCACGGGCTGTGATCCGCAACCTTATTTCCGTATTTTTAATCCCTGGCTTCAGGGAGCAAAGTTCGATCCTGATGGCGCGTATATTAAAACTTTTGTATCAGAGCTACGGGAGGCTCCTACAAAAGTTCTCCATAATCCAGAGGGAGACCGAAAGCCATGGAAGTATCCTGATCCTATTGTGAATCACCGTGCGCAATCAGCTAAAGCATTGCTGCTTTATCGGCGGCCCTAG
- the rpsU gene encoding 30S ribosomal protein S21, whose protein sequence is MAFVSIRDNEAFEGAFRRFKKACEKAGILSEVKKREYFEKPSVSAKKKSIAARKRLVKKMKKSDYGR, encoded by the coding sequence TTGGCTTTCGTCAGTATTCGAGATAACGAGGCTTTCGAAGGTGCGTTTAGACGCTTCAAAAAAGCTTGCGAAAAAGCAGGCATTCTTTCTGAAGTGAAAAAGCGTGAGTACTTTGAAAAACCAAGTGTGAGTGCAAAGAAAAAATCAATTGCCGCTCGCAAACGCCTAGTTAAGAAAATGAAAAAGTCAGACTACGGTCGTTAA
- a CDS encoding thermonuclease family protein, translating into MIKATRYKKVKVIYDSVENKDYYNRKLVYLFMEDGTFLNEFMILEGCAKAYLKYPFSEENKKIFIAAEKEAKSKKRGMWNKLNYLYPYDVKNINGVMSLIPFGEWNKDFKIESYNKAGITKDSEKKLISDKQTKASSKVVFKNEFDCSQKKNVLK; encoded by the coding sequence TTGATCAAAGCAACTAGATACAAAAAAGTAAAAGTTATTTATGATAGCGTAGAAAACAAAGATTATTATAATAGAAAATTGGTGTATTTATTTATGGAAGATGGCACTTTTTTAAATGAATTTATGATTTTGGAAGGATGCGCTAAAGCCTACTTGAAATATCCATTCTCTGAAGAAAATAAAAAAATATTTATTGCAGCAGAAAAAGAAGCAAAAAGTAAAAAAAGAGGGATGTGGAATAAGTTGAATTATCTATACCCTTATGATGTTAAAAATATAAACGGAGTTATGTCATTAATTCCATTTGGGGAGTGGAATAAAGATTTCAAAATTGAGTCATATAATAAAGCGGGTATTACTAAGGATTCCGAGAAAAAATTAATTAGTGATAAACAAACTAAGGCTTCATCAAAAGTAGTATTCAAAAATGAATTTGATTGTTCTCAGAAAAAAAATGTACTGAAATGA
- a CDS encoding tyrosine-type recombinase/integrase yields MFHDFRHTFASHYMMNGGNLFDLQKFLGHADIKMTQRYAHLCPDYLHDKIQIINFS; encoded by the coding sequence ATATTTCATGATTTTAGACACACATTCGCATCTCATTACATGATGAACGGAGGAAATCTTTTTGATCTTCAAAAGTTCCTTGGTCACGCAGATATCAAGATGACTCAAAGATACGCTCACCTTTGTCCAGATTATCTTCATGATAAGATACAGATAATAAATTTTAGTTAA